The following are from one region of the Rosistilla carotiformis genome:
- a CDS encoding WD40 repeat domain-containing protein has product MIPKCFDYRVLLVLACILGSAERSVAQVEKPVLVVAPGGPRTSVTRIAFCDQGKLLLTAGWDKTVQGWQRKNDGDFQLDAANTHRIPIGPGQAGTINAIAVSSDNRWLAIAGKSRIRGASDFQDAGRIYPVSASLTNEMKLDRGVIHLVDRTTNARTTLRGHTAPVVNLAFATDAQGLIQLFSVAADSNADDDVTDFELRRWNMETKDAIRKTFQLPQALASSQIAVVHDSREHPALAIAWFDDRLRLWNTKDNLLTEAPNGVRAASVFVPAGNTETILVGSGGQLREWRYQNNTLQQIQVWDLPRFDDLAWLPQSIATLSSTGEGTHDRIAIGATGISEGMGKQAKLIVYDFPINNIAAPRRELPLWAISTNNPPPVNIAVSENSEHMAVSGNPGHQLAIFKRTDLLGQSNGSQKLTSRYHEIESARFGTLADQDGLMIRESGASSENLALNFSNQLVSVIDETNPWKSNATPSSLKIERDPTIDNAFKVTDPERTLCEITLPAGQRIRFAPVLSTSSATRESVVAVATESGSEYRLLIYNANTGELIRELRGHDGPILFSDDGQLIAATTVETPTLPPTIRLRRVAELEKPSLASVPIQPGQSVSAIAVPDSEALKETPILVAATHIAGQEPRLTVFDTASGAPIRELAAHSERIQSIAFSKDAKLLVSTARDRTLCAWDLSDLNTILGKHGSIAGVQLDNQAVVKRIRPLPAGMKPAPLQKNDRLISIVDEPAWKSGLDLFHRMWQLEPGSVANVVVQRGTENVQLALPVSQASDERKPLFSLLIADDNRPGSRRWIGWTPSGPFETSSESMMKAIGWHFNTGQPEHPVTYAEIGAYRDQYYRSKLITSLISTRTIPPAPPLPRPTMSMLLLPGEIIDSQLVSSPIVRQAPNSISLSLLGRLPAKKIGAVEFQFDQQAAIQPTYDSNGSWTAALPEAMQSRGLHSIQAVVHTNEQIPQSFTSRLQYHFIPPPPQIQILPQPTRTKDETYSLKFTLEPTIDTDTLDYNIASGDFQKRGSGVGRQEIELSVPLSLGNNAISISVVPRGGDPQQEAARTILEVFRYMGPVAPPVITLNKIQHLHGGQVETVALNQADPALLDSPKCKLQGSIDSPIEPLTVVRVLLNDQSMDLSSTFQSAELKKFQLNQVLRLQPGDNQITIESQTKSSPLTSSTFAVVYQPAIPKLEITGPSNDTEITEFLVTPQVTLTGRIRAEETPEAFTVNAFINGIERNVQVQQVNDQTVIQETVPLRLGQNIIDLDVRNAWHKEPLRQRLNVYYAPRPVIMNVATETKPDMPYFSGVVQCRSASPIEQITFDAVPVDSFQVVETNGDLQTVRIEKLDFIEGKATAELKITSNETSEPLAVELPKMPLPTAPEIELVSSIPQDAVTNKEFDLRFNVNSKSPTTNIEVRHRGKTVYQSDRVQNPIAVKLDLVEGMQPISISVSNAGGVTRRSYSLNRLLSPAQLILDSIRYDPSAKETIPIELRDGHLVTKTPLKAGRVWLQGRVKWLDSDDPNINKPLGLSLHVNGFQQLPVRLDPLQAGAMERTFLCELFLNAEDNEIQVDVPEIQLDRVNADSLHVICDNPVQRQRLRLVLVGVGPQTEQELREEVFKAIGIRKEQGRLVSPQFSEVYVAGVLTGDNVGEDQILSILGNRVRRVGQKAMQQTPANEVVAVYFRGVQVISQEGRSYLKRSADGKSVLSNLYTLDGIHQQFESVCGAKVLLMDLVNDDGAADLVSPFPPVRPQSASLGYAIENVQSPAQVKRKLLGAIAQIREQKPTPLFVLRAGLEAFAQQDNNLSFANEIPDLMTALQF; this is encoded by the coding sequence ATGATCCCCAAGTGTTTCGATTACCGAGTTCTCTTAGTGCTGGCGTGCATCCTAGGCAGCGCAGAACGTAGCGTCGCCCAAGTCGAAAAGCCTGTCTTAGTGGTTGCCCCCGGAGGGCCTCGGACCTCGGTTACGAGGATCGCATTTTGCGACCAAGGCAAGCTGTTGCTGACCGCCGGCTGGGACAAGACCGTGCAGGGTTGGCAACGGAAGAACGACGGCGATTTCCAATTGGATGCCGCCAACACGCATCGGATTCCGATCGGCCCGGGACAAGCAGGAACGATCAACGCGATTGCGGTTTCTTCGGACAATCGCTGGTTGGCAATCGCCGGTAAGTCGCGGATTCGCGGCGCTTCAGATTTTCAAGACGCGGGTCGGATCTATCCGGTTTCGGCGAGTCTCACGAACGAGATGAAATTGGATCGCGGCGTGATCCACCTCGTTGACCGGACGACAAACGCTCGGACAACCCTTCGCGGACACACCGCCCCGGTCGTTAATCTCGCATTTGCCACCGATGCTCAAGGTCTCATCCAACTCTTCAGCGTGGCAGCCGATTCCAATGCGGACGACGACGTCACCGATTTTGAGCTGCGTCGCTGGAACATGGAAACCAAAGACGCGATCCGCAAGACGTTTCAATTGCCGCAAGCACTCGCATCGTCGCAGATCGCCGTGGTTCATGACTCCCGCGAACACCCGGCCCTCGCGATCGCCTGGTTCGACGACCGGCTGAGGCTTTGGAACACCAAAGATAATCTGTTGACCGAGGCTCCCAACGGGGTGCGCGCCGCATCGGTATTCGTTCCCGCTGGTAATACGGAAACGATTCTTGTGGGCAGTGGAGGGCAGTTACGAGAATGGCGTTATCAGAACAACACGCTGCAGCAGATCCAAGTCTGGGACCTGCCGCGATTCGATGACCTCGCTTGGTTGCCTCAGTCGATCGCCACCCTTTCATCAACCGGCGAGGGCACCCACGACCGAATCGCGATCGGCGCAACCGGCATCTCCGAAGGCATGGGCAAACAAGCGAAGCTGATCGTTTACGACTTCCCAATCAACAACATCGCCGCACCGCGTCGCGAGCTTCCCCTGTGGGCAATCTCCACAAACAACCCACCGCCGGTCAACATTGCGGTCTCGGAAAACTCGGAGCACATGGCCGTCAGCGGCAATCCCGGGCATCAGCTTGCCATCTTTAAACGTACCGATTTACTCGGGCAATCCAACGGATCTCAAAAACTGACCAGTCGTTACCACGAAATCGAATCGGCAAGATTTGGGACCCTCGCCGATCAAGATGGCTTGATGATTCGAGAGTCGGGTGCCTCGTCGGAGAATCTTGCCCTCAATTTTTCGAATCAATTGGTTTCCGTTATCGATGAAACCAATCCGTGGAAATCCAACGCGACACCTTCATCGCTGAAAATCGAACGAGATCCCACAATCGACAACGCGTTCAAGGTGACCGATCCCGAACGAACGCTTTGCGAGATTACGTTGCCAGCGGGCCAACGGATTCGATTTGCCCCCGTGCTATCGACCTCTTCGGCGACCCGCGAATCGGTCGTCGCCGTCGCAACCGAATCGGGCAGCGAATATCGTTTGCTGATCTACAACGCCAACACCGGTGAATTGATTCGTGAACTACGAGGGCACGATGGCCCGATCCTATTCTCGGACGATGGGCAATTGATCGCCGCGACGACTGTAGAGACGCCAACGCTACCACCGACGATTCGGCTGCGCCGGGTGGCTGAACTCGAGAAGCCATCGTTGGCATCGGTCCCGATCCAACCAGGCCAATCGGTATCGGCAATCGCAGTCCCTGATTCGGAAGCCCTGAAGGAGACGCCGATCCTTGTCGCCGCGACCCACATCGCTGGGCAAGAACCACGTTTGACGGTCTTCGATACGGCTTCCGGCGCCCCGATTCGAGAACTGGCCGCGCATTCGGAGCGGATCCAATCGATCGCATTTTCGAAAGATGCGAAACTGTTGGTCTCGACAGCCCGCGACCGAACGCTTTGTGCCTGGGATCTATCGGACCTCAACACCATCCTTGGCAAACACGGGTCGATTGCGGGAGTGCAATTGGACAACCAAGCCGTTGTGAAACGAATCCGTCCTTTGCCCGCCGGCATGAAGCCAGCGCCGCTGCAAAAGAACGACCGGCTGATTTCAATCGTCGACGAACCCGCATGGAAATCGGGGCTGGATCTATTCCACCGCATGTGGCAGTTGGAACCGGGGAGCGTCGCGAATGTCGTCGTGCAACGTGGAACTGAAAATGTTCAACTTGCATTACCTGTGTCGCAGGCGAGCGATGAACGCAAGCCGCTGTTCTCGCTATTGATCGCCGACGACAACCGACCGGGATCGCGACGATGGATCGGATGGACGCCGTCGGGCCCGTTTGAAACCAGCAGCGAATCGATGATGAAGGCGATCGGTTGGCACTTTAATACCGGACAGCCCGAACACCCGGTAACGTACGCTGAGATCGGTGCCTACCGCGATCAATATTATCGATCGAAGCTGATCACGTCGCTGATCAGCACCCGCACCATCCCGCCAGCTCCGCCGCTGCCTCGCCCGACGATGTCGATGCTGTTGCTGCCGGGCGAAATTATCGACTCGCAATTGGTCAGTTCACCAATCGTCCGCCAGGCACCCAACTCCATCTCGCTGTCATTGCTTGGACGGCTGCCCGCCAAAAAGATTGGGGCTGTGGAGTTTCAGTTCGATCAGCAGGCGGCGATTCAACCAACCTATGATTCCAACGGCAGCTGGACCGCTGCCCTCCCAGAGGCGATGCAGTCGCGAGGTCTTCATTCGATCCAAGCGGTGGTGCATACGAACGAACAGATTCCTCAATCGTTCACCAGTCGCTTGCAGTACCACTTCATCCCGCCGCCGCCGCAAATTCAGATTTTGCCGCAGCCAACGCGCACCAAGGACGAGACGTATTCGCTGAAATTCACCCTGGAACCAACGATCGATACCGACACGTTGGACTACAACATTGCCAGCGGTGATTTTCAAAAACGCGGATCGGGAGTTGGTCGCCAAGAGATCGAACTGTCCGTTCCCTTGTCGCTTGGGAACAATGCGATCTCGATCTCGGTGGTGCCTCGGGGAGGCGATCCACAGCAGGAAGCTGCGCGCACCATTCTCGAGGTCTTCCGTTACATGGGCCCCGTCGCGCCACCCGTGATTACCTTAAACAAGATCCAGCATCTACATGGCGGCCAAGTAGAGACGGTTGCGTTGAACCAAGCCGATCCCGCCCTGCTCGATTCGCCAAAATGCAAACTGCAAGGTTCCATCGATTCACCAATCGAACCGTTGACCGTTGTCCGCGTGCTTTTGAACGATCAATCGATGGATCTAAGTTCCACGTTCCAATCCGCTGAACTGAAGAAATTTCAACTCAACCAAGTCCTTCGCTTGCAGCCCGGCGATAATCAAATCACGATCGAATCGCAGACAAAAAGCAGTCCTTTGACGTCGTCCACCTTTGCGGTTGTCTACCAGCCTGCGATCCCCAAGCTTGAAATTACGGGGCCGAGCAACGACACGGAAATCACAGAATTCCTGGTGACGCCTCAAGTCACACTTACCGGGCGGATCCGGGCCGAGGAAACGCCGGAGGCTTTCACGGTCAACGCGTTCATCAACGGCATCGAACGCAATGTGCAGGTTCAACAGGTCAACGATCAAACCGTCATTCAGGAGACCGTTCCGCTGCGCCTGGGGCAAAATATCATCGATCTGGATGTGCGGAATGCATGGCACAAAGAACCACTGCGTCAGCGATTGAATGTCTACTATGCCCCGCGTCCGGTGATCATGAACGTCGCCACGGAAACGAAGCCCGACATGCCCTATTTTTCAGGCGTCGTTCAATGCCGATCAGCCTCCCCGATCGAACAGATTACGTTTGATGCAGTGCCCGTCGATTCATTTCAGGTAGTGGAAACCAACGGCGACTTGCAAACCGTCCGTATTGAAAAGCTCGACTTCATCGAAGGCAAGGCAACGGCGGAACTGAAGATCACTTCGAATGAAACTTCGGAACCCTTGGCCGTCGAACTGCCCAAGATGCCGCTGCCCACGGCTCCCGAGATCGAACTGGTTTCGAGCATCCCACAAGACGCGGTCACGAACAAAGAGTTTGACCTGCGATTCAACGTCAACTCAAAATCACCCACCACGAATATCGAAGTACGCCATCGTGGTAAAACGGTCTATCAAAGCGACCGCGTGCAGAATCCCATCGCAGTCAAATTGGATCTCGTCGAAGGCATGCAACCGATAAGCATCTCGGTGTCCAATGCCGGCGGAGTAACGCGGCGGTCGTATTCGCTGAATCGACTGCTTTCGCCAGCTCAATTGATACTGGATTCGATTCGCTACGATCCGTCAGCTAAGGAAACGATTCCGATCGAACTCCGCGATGGGCATTTGGTCACGAAGACGCCATTGAAAGCGGGCCGCGTTTGGTTGCAAGGCCGCGTCAAATGGCTCGACTCCGACGATCCTAATATCAACAAGCCCTTGGGACTAAGTCTGCATGTCAACGGATTCCAACAGTTGCCCGTCCGACTGGATCCGCTGCAAGCGGGCGCAATGGAGCGAACCTTCCTCTGCGAATTGTTTCTAAACGCGGAAGATAATGAAATCCAAGTCGACGTTCCCGAGATTCAACTCGACCGTGTGAATGCCGATTCGCTGCATGTAATCTGCGATAATCCGGTCCAGCGGCAACGACTGCGGTTGGTATTGGTTGGCGTCGGTCCACAGACGGAACAGGAGTTGCGAGAGGAGGTGTTCAAAGCGATCGGTATTCGCAAAGAACAGGGCCGATTGGTGAGTCCTCAATTTTCCGAAGTCTACGTTGCAGGCGTTCTCACAGGCGACAATGTTGGCGAAGATCAGATCCTTTCGATCCTGGGCAACCGGGTGCGTCGCGTGGGTCAGAAAGCGATGCAACAGACGCCGGCCAACGAAGTGGTTGCCGTCTATTTTCGCGGCGTGCAAGTCATTTCGCAGGAAGGGCGATCCTATTTAAAGCGATCTGCCGATGGGAAAAGTGTGCTGAGCAATTTGTATACGCTCGACGGGATTCACCAACAATTCGAATCGGTGTGCGGAGCGAAGGTGCTGTTGATGGATCTCGTGAACGACGATGGGGCTGCCGACTTGGTTTCTCCATTTCCGCCCGTGCGGCCGCAGTCGGCTTCATTGGGATATGCGAT
- a CDS encoding bifunctional serine/threonine-protein kinase/formylglycine-generating enzyme family protein codes for MTEPLFRRIQQTRERFEKQWQSGDPPDLRKIVDRWEGDERQDLYRNLLELDIPYRHRNQLSLQLSDYDRAFPEFAEITRQVFEEGVFKTIVADSQSETPIEGGVGTGKYFGRYRVIQTLGQGGMGAVYLAHDDRLDREVAIKVPFINHADAQMVVDRFFREARALAAIVHPNICPIHEVNQEGGVPFMVMTYVQGKPLTDPEVRPKSIAEAVLLIKKLAYALHHSHQVGVVHRDLKPSNVIVNYLNEPVIIDFGLATLARPDAIDLTTPGAVLGTPAYMSPEQVEGTAAAIGPKTDIYTLGVILYELLAGSRPFSGKLVEVLNQILTVIPPKPSDHRNQIDAELDAICMKAIAKSTESRYSRMVEFADRLEAWLQDDARFRYESDTARHTPRERTMREGEHGTGTHRGVPRTKTERLSDRHFESVVGGNDRTVAVHVPVSSGIMDREPAVEVESFPDNFGYRLIERIGEGQYGEVWRAMAPGDVEVAVKKVSFPIKHKATQTELKALSIVKRLRHPLLLNVQAFWVVGDQLMIVSELADESLEDTLRKHKKIGIERDELLHYMKEAAEAIDFLHSERIFHRDIKPANILLQREHVKVADFGIAITGELQPGELTVPANVLGTPLYMAPEAFRKQFGPRSDQFSLAATYLELRLGRELQSSEQQQDFLKELPAEEQPVIGKALSQDPAERFETCTQFIDGILDAIRHREREEARRRWLRRSFIAASVFVVTGTPAALALRTMNLKSIAFDAIPQGFEIASDAQLVRVGGTMLYSAIERPIDEATRLRFQLIPRTANQDLASFYCMQDLVSNAMFARFVQQSPSAAIGEEWKTGTLAGNDFLPAEDHPHLPVVNVSAEEAYLFANAIGCDLPTKQQWDKAAGRWDHPPEQTGPFEAPADEPVPDVAVDRIEQGPAPIGSSRDDVSVFGCRDMAGNVKEWTKTTDDLEVTVPIQNQEDQFGIVYCGNDYRDSAPLTFEAMESPQYWYEIIGRRPPFGFRCVVEIATTGGE; via the coding sequence ATGACTGAGCCACTGTTTCGAAGGATTCAACAAACGCGCGAACGATTCGAAAAGCAGTGGCAATCGGGGGATCCGCCGGATCTGCGGAAGATTGTTGATCGATGGGAGGGGGATGAGCGGCAAGACCTCTACAGGAATCTGCTCGAACTGGACATTCCGTATCGGCACCGAAATCAGTTGTCACTGCAGTTGTCTGATTACGATCGGGCGTTTCCCGAATTTGCAGAGATTACGCGCCAGGTCTTCGAGGAGGGCGTCTTTAAGACAATTGTCGCGGATTCACAATCCGAAACGCCGATCGAAGGTGGCGTAGGGACGGGGAAATACTTCGGTCGCTACCGCGTTATCCAGACGCTTGGTCAAGGTGGAATGGGGGCGGTCTATCTAGCCCATGACGATCGCTTGGACCGTGAAGTGGCGATCAAGGTGCCGTTCATCAATCACGCCGACGCGCAAATGGTGGTCGATCGTTTCTTTCGCGAAGCGCGTGCACTTGCGGCGATTGTCCATCCTAACATCTGCCCAATCCATGAAGTCAACCAGGAAGGCGGGGTTCCGTTCATGGTGATGACTTATGTTCAAGGCAAACCTCTAACCGATCCCGAAGTGAGACCCAAGAGTATCGCCGAGGCGGTCCTGCTGATTAAAAAGCTCGCCTATGCGTTGCATCATTCACACCAGGTAGGTGTCGTCCACCGCGATCTGAAGCCGTCCAATGTGATCGTGAATTATTTGAATGAACCGGTGATCATCGATTTTGGTCTCGCCACTCTCGCCCGGCCCGACGCGATCGATCTCACGACACCTGGTGCAGTGCTAGGCACGCCCGCGTACATGTCTCCCGAGCAAGTCGAAGGAACGGCCGCGGCGATCGGTCCGAAGACCGACATCTACACGCTGGGGGTGATCTTGTACGAGCTGTTGGCCGGTTCGCGACCGTTTTCGGGAAAGCTGGTTGAAGTCTTAAATCAAATCCTTACCGTGATTCCGCCCAAGCCGTCGGATCACCGGAATCAAATCGATGCAGAACTCGACGCGATTTGCATGAAAGCGATCGCCAAATCGACGGAGTCGCGTTATTCGCGGATGGTCGAATTTGCGGATCGGTTGGAAGCCTGGCTACAAGATGACGCACGCTTTCGCTATGAATCGGACACGGCACGGCACACGCCACGTGAGCGAACGATGCGCGAGGGTGAGCATGGTACGGGGACGCACCGAGGGGTGCCTCGCACGAAGACCGAACGGTTATCCGACCGTCACTTCGAAAGTGTTGTCGGTGGAAACGATCGAACGGTGGCGGTGCATGTTCCCGTTTCGTCGGGAATCATGGATCGTGAACCCGCGGTGGAGGTCGAGTCTTTTCCGGACAACTTCGGATATCGGCTGATCGAACGGATCGGTGAGGGGCAATACGGTGAAGTTTGGAGAGCGATGGCTCCCGGTGACGTCGAAGTCGCCGTTAAAAAAGTTTCCTTTCCCATCAAGCACAAGGCGACCCAAACGGAATTGAAGGCGCTGTCGATCGTCAAACGGTTGCGGCATCCTCTGTTGCTAAATGTGCAAGCGTTTTGGGTGGTCGGCGATCAATTGATGATCGTTTCAGAACTAGCCGATGAGAGTTTGGAAGACACGCTGCGGAAACACAAAAAGATTGGTATCGAACGCGACGAATTGTTGCACTACATGAAAGAGGCTGCCGAAGCGATCGATTTCCTGCATTCTGAGCGTATCTTTCATCGCGATATCAAGCCGGCCAACATCTTGTTGCAACGCGAGCATGTGAAGGTGGCGGACTTCGGAATCGCGATTACTGGAGAATTGCAGCCTGGAGAATTGACGGTGCCGGCCAATGTACTGGGCACACCGCTCTATATGGCGCCTGAAGCATTTCGCAAGCAGTTTGGGCCGCGATCGGATCAGTTCAGTCTTGCGGCAACCTATTTAGAACTTCGCCTGGGCAGAGAACTGCAGTCGAGCGAACAGCAGCAAGACTTTCTGAAGGAGTTGCCTGCCGAAGAGCAACCGGTTATCGGCAAAGCGCTCTCCCAGGATCCCGCCGAACGATTCGAAACGTGTACCCAATTCATCGATGGAATTCTTGACGCGATTCGCCATCGGGAACGCGAGGAAGCAAGGCGACGTTGGTTGCGTCGTTCGTTTATCGCCGCCTCGGTGTTCGTGGTAACGGGGACACCGGCAGCACTTGCGCTGCGAACGATGAATTTGAAAAGCATCGCATTCGACGCGATTCCTCAAGGGTTTGAAATCGCATCCGATGCACAGCTTGTTCGGGTTGGTGGAACGATGCTGTACAGCGCGATTGAACGTCCAATCGATGAGGCTACACGACTGCGGTTCCAATTGATTCCCCGTACGGCGAACCAAGATCTTGCTTCGTTTTATTGCATGCAAGATTTGGTATCCAACGCGATGTTCGCGCGGTTTGTTCAGCAATCGCCATCGGCTGCAATTGGAGAGGAGTGGAAAACAGGGACTTTGGCAGGAAATGATTTTCTTCCGGCGGAAGATCATCCTCATCTGCCGGTGGTCAATGTTTCCGCCGAAGAGGCGTATCTGTTTGCGAATGCGATCGGTTGTGATTTGCCAACGAAGCAGCAATGGGATAAGGCGGCGGGACGCTGGGATCATCCGCCAGAACAAACTGGTCCGTTTGAGGCTCCGGCGGATGAGCCGGTCCCCGACGTGGCGGTTGACAGGATCGAACAGGGCCCTGCACCGATTGGTTCATCACGCGATGATGTCAGTGTTTTTGGTTGCCGCGACATGGCGGGTAACGTCAAAGAATGGACCAAGACCACCGACGATCTCGAAGTGACGGTGCCTATTCAAAACCAAGAGGATCAGTTTGGAATCGTCTATTGTGGCAACGACTACCGAGACTCTGCACCGCTGACGTTCGAAGCGATGGAATCGCCGCAATATTGGTATGAGATCATCGGACGCCGTCCGCCGTTTGGATTTCGCTGTGTCGTAGAAATCGCGACGACCGGTGGCGAATAG